The following proteins come from a genomic window of Salvia hispanica cultivar TCC Black 2014 chromosome 4, UniMelb_Shisp_WGS_1.0, whole genome shotgun sequence:
- the LOC125217882 gene encoding uncharacterized protein LOC125217882, with product MGYKQSPALIVVALLLLATATPLAYGQLPRNPTGFVTGAICCTSSGTCTPGAVRIPGVALRLNCTTLLGNVVTLAQGVTNATGVFNLTLPNPLGPVINTILPYFKTTRLLGPERKELRL from the exons ATGGGTTACAAGCAATCCCCGGCCTTGATTGTGGTGGCTCTCCTCCTCTTGGCCACCGCGACTCCTCTTGCCTATGGCCAATTACCACGGAATCCTACTGGCTTCGTCACTGGTGCAATCTGCTGCACATCCAGCGGAACCTGCACCCCTGGAGCGGTACGGATCCCAGGAGTGGCGCTGAGGCTGAACTGCACCACTCTCCTAGGAAATGTGGTGACGCTCGCCCAGGGCGTCACCAATGCCACTGGTGTTTTTAACCTCACTTTGCCAAACCCTTTGGGCCCTGTCATCAACACAATCCTACCAT attttaagacaacaagactcttgggtccagagcggaaagaactgaggctctga